Proteins encoded by one window of Flagellimonas lutaonensis:
- a CDS encoding M14 metallopeptidase family protein yields MIKKILFAVMFITAQLSAQDYYFKKYHPFDPDVPSPEEFLGYGIGEHHTRHDLIVAYLTKLAEVSNRASIHQYGKTHEGRKLVILTVTDPNNLANLSSIKEKHLAFTDPNQNVSNYGVVPIFINLGYNVHGNEPSSSEAALLTAYTLTASNHPEVLNYLKNGVIMIDPTINPDGRDRHTQWANTYQGNPLVADPQDAEHNEYWPRGRTNHYWFDLNRDWLLGINPESRGKLAWYHEWYPNVVTDFHEMGTQSSYFFEPMKDNGSLNPIMPKENYVDLNNLFGEYFAKSLDSIGSFYFTKEVFDGTYPGYGSSYPDLQGGLGLLFEQASSRGHKQKTAFGEITFPFTIRNQYVSSMATVKAAVENKETLRKYQQKFFKSALSNAAKGRIKGYSFKDFYDQNRVKAFIDKLLLHKVDVYRSGDGFVVPTDQPQYRMVQTFFETYDKYRDSVYYDASAWSVANFYNMKYRPVNNLNLGEKVTDLNGLVEVTPVKKSDYAYIIDYDDYNAVAALNHLQSNGLVLSSSFKPFMAKTTEGNKSFNYGALVVPVSLQKKDADEIYSLVKQAQQKFKVSMFAVDTGYNIKGIDLGSRYVSPLTEPKAAMLIGDGVSSYEAGEVWHLLDTRVHMPITKIPMRNFNRADLDKYNTLVMVSGRYSWSENQLKKIKDWVSKGNTLITIGRASKWAIDKKLVKEKLIAEEKDSTKTVERKPYVDAPENIGKEEVGGVILKVDLDTTHPLAFGYRDQTIPVYKNNSVWLAPSKNEYATVAKYANNPHIDGFITEKNMETYLKPAASLIVSKLGGGRVVMFADNPNFRGSWYGTNRLFLNALFLGDKIRVPE; encoded by the coding sequence ATGATAAAAAAAATTCTTTTTGCGGTGATGTTCATCACCGCACAGCTTTCTGCACAAGATTATTATTTCAAAAAGTACCACCCCTTTGATCCCGATGTTCCCTCCCCAGAAGAATTTTTGGGCTACGGTATTGGCGAGCACCACACGCGCCACGATTTGATCGTGGCATATTTGACCAAATTGGCCGAGGTATCGAACCGGGCTTCGATCCACCAATATGGCAAGACCCACGAGGGCAGAAAATTGGTCATCTTAACGGTGACAGACCCCAACAATTTGGCAAATCTATCTTCCATCAAAGAAAAGCATCTGGCATTTACCGACCCGAACCAAAATGTTTCCAACTATGGTGTAGTGCCCATCTTCATCAATTTGGGCTATAATGTTCATGGCAACGAACCCTCCAGTTCAGAAGCGGCTTTGCTGACAGCCTACACCCTTACGGCATCCAACCATCCTGAAGTGTTGAACTATCTGAAAAATGGGGTCATCATGATCGATCCTACCATTAACCCAGATGGCCGTGACCGACACACGCAATGGGCCAACACCTATCAGGGCAATCCGTTGGTGGCCGATCCACAAGATGCCGAGCACAACGAATATTGGCCCAGGGGGCGCACCAATCATTACTGGTTCGACCTGAACCGCGACTGGCTTTTGGGCATAAACCCCGAAAGCAGGGGCAAATTGGCCTGGTACCATGAATGGTATCCGAATGTTGTTACTGATTTCCATGAAATGGGTACCCAAAGCAGCTATTTTTTCGAACCCATGAAAGACAATGGCTCTTTGAATCCTATAATGCCCAAAGAAAACTATGTGGACCTCAACAATCTTTTCGGGGAATATTTTGCAAAATCACTCGATAGTATCGGATCTTTTTATTTCACCAAAGAGGTTTTTGACGGCACCTATCCAGGTTACGGCTCATCTTATCCCGATCTGCAGGGCGGACTTGGACTACTTTTTGAACAAGCCAGTTCTAGGGGGCACAAGCAAAAGACGGCCTTTGGCGAAATTACCTTTCCGTTTACCATTAGAAACCAGTACGTTTCCAGTATGGCCACCGTAAAGGCTGCCGTTGAAAACAAAGAAACGTTGCGAAAATATCAGCAAAAATTCTTCAAAAGTGCCTTGAGCAACGCTGCCAAGGGCAGGATCAAAGGTTACTCGTTCAAAGATTTCTATGATCAAAACCGCGTAAAAGCCTTTATCGACAAGCTATTGCTGCACAAAGTAGATGTATATCGTTCGGGCGATGGGTTTGTGGTACCGACCGACCAACCCCAATATCGAATGGTACAGACCTTTTTTGAAACCTACGACAAATACCGGGATAGTGTCTATTATGATGCCTCTGCTTGGTCGGTAGCGAACTTTTATAACATGAAATACCGGCCGGTCAATAACTTGAATCTCGGCGAAAAAGTTACCGATCTAAATGGCTTGGTCGAAGTTACCCCCGTAAAAAAGAGTGATTATGCCTACATCATAGACTATGACGATTACAATGCCGTTGCCGCTTTGAACCACCTGCAATCGAACGGGTTGGTTCTGTCGTCTTCCTTCAAGCCCTTTATGGCCAAAACCACCGAGGGCAACAAAAGTTTCAATTATGGCGCCTTGGTAGTGCCGGTAAGTTTACAAAAAAAGGATGCAGACGAAATCTATTCCTTGGTAAAGCAGGCGCAGCAAAAGTTTAAGGTATCGATGTTTGCCGTTGATACGGGTTACAATATTAAGGGCATCGATTTGGGAAGCCGCTACGTGTCTCCTCTTACAGAGCCCAAGGCGGCCATGTTGATCGGCGATGGCGTAAGTTCATATGAGGCAGGCGAAGTCTGGCATTTGCTCGACACTAGGGTACACATGCCCATTACCAAAATACCCATGCGAAATTTCAACCGCGCCGACCTCGATAAGTACAACACCTTGGTCATGGTCTCTGGAAGGTATTCATGGAGTGAGAACCAACTGAAAAAAATAAAGGATTGGGTCAGCAAGGGAAATACCTTGATTACCATTGGCAGGGCCTCAAAGTGGGCCATTGACAAAAAGTTGGTCAAGGAAAAACTAATCGCAGAGGAAAAGGATTCTACCAAAACCGTTGAGAGAAAGCCCTACGTCGACGCACCAGAAAATATCGGCAAGGAAGAAGTTGGGGGAGTCATCTTAAAAGTGGATTTAGACACTACCCACCCCTTGGCCTTTGGATATCGAGATCAAACCATTCCTGTTTACAAAAATAATTCGGTGTGGTTGGCCCCCAGTAAAAACGAATATGCCACAGTGGCCAAATACGCCAATAATCCCCATATCGATGGTTTCATCACCGAAAAAAACATGGAAACCTATCTAAAACCCGCTGCTTCACTTATAGTGAGCAAACTGGGAGGCGGCCGAGTGGTCATGTTTGCCGATAACCCGAATTTCAGGGGCTCATGGTACGGTACCAACCGACTGTTCTTGAATGCCCTGTTTTTAGGTGATAAAATAAGGGTTCCCGAATAA
- a CDS encoding amidohydrolase family protein, whose product MKTKKLFLFFLAISFAFAGLCQEKLGEGPFGQLIIRGVTLINGNGAPPRGPVDIVVENNKIVSVQVVGYPGVEIDDAKRPQLKEGGKELDCTGMYLLPGFVDMHGHIGGVAQGADYDYVFKLWMGHGITTVREPSGRGIDWTLDLKRKSEKNEIIAPRIFAYTGFGQKTKDFNPLNDAPISTPEQARRWVRANAERGADGIKFFGAPPEIMAAALDENKKLGLRSACHHAQLDVARWNVLHSARAGLTSMEHWYGLPEALFEDRTVQDYPLDYNYQNEQHRFEEAGKLWKQAAKPFSEHWNQVMDELISLDFTLDPTFNIYEASRDLHRARRAEWHEDYTLPSLWEFYQPSKISHGSYWHDWGTEQEVAWRENYKLWMTFVNEYKNRGGRVTAGSDSGFIFQLYGFAYVRELELLREAGFHPLEVIRAATLNGAEALGIDDKIGTVAVGKLADFVIVEENPLKNLKVLYGTGAIKLTEDNKVVRVGGVKYTIKDGIIYDAKRLLQDVKKVVAKQKQTTGYKILQPGIKN is encoded by the coding sequence ATGAAAACAAAAAAACTCTTTCTATTCTTTTTGGCCATATCATTTGCTTTTGCCGGTCTTTGTCAAGAAAAACTGGGCGAAGGGCCCTTTGGTCAACTGATCATTCGCGGGGTGACCCTTATCAATGGTAATGGGGCGCCACCACGTGGGCCTGTCGATATTGTTGTGGAGAACAACAAAATTGTAAGCGTTCAGGTCGTGGGATATCCCGGTGTTGAAATCGATGATGCCAAAAGACCGCAATTGAAAGAGGGCGGCAAGGAATTGGACTGCACGGGCATGTATCTATTGCCCGGTTTTGTTGATATGCACGGGCATATTGGCGGGGTGGCCCAAGGGGCCGATTACGATTATGTCTTTAAACTGTGGATGGGGCATGGCATCACCACCGTACGGGAACCCAGTGGCAGGGGCATCGATTGGACCTTGGATTTAAAACGGAAGAGCGAAAAGAACGAAATTATCGCCCCACGAATCTTTGCCTACACCGGTTTTGGGCAAAAAACAAAGGATTTCAACCCCCTGAACGACGCGCCCATCAGTACCCCTGAACAGGCACGCAGGTGGGTACGGGCCAATGCCGAAAGAGGTGCCGATGGCATCAAGTTTTTTGGGGCACCCCCTGAAATAATGGCCGCTGCATTGGATGAGAACAAAAAATTAGGACTGCGCTCAGCCTGCCACCATGCCCAATTGGATGTGGCCCGTTGGAACGTACTGCACTCTGCCCGTGCCGGTCTCACCTCTATGGAGCACTGGTATGGCCTGCCGGAGGCCCTTTTTGAAGACCGAACGGTGCAAGACTATCCACTGGACTATAACTATCAGAACGAGCAACACCGCTTCGAGGAGGCGGGAAAACTCTGGAAACAGGCCGCAAAACCGTTCTCAGAGCATTGGAACCAGGTTATGGACGAGCTTATCAGCCTTGATTTCACCCTAGATCCCACCTTCAACATCTACGAGGCCAGTCGCGACCTGCACCGGGCACGCAGGGCCGAATGGCACGAAGACTACACACTGCCATCGCTTTGGGAGTTTTATCAGCCCAGCAAGATCAGCCATGGTTCGTACTGGCACGATTGGGGCACCGAACAAGAGGTGGCCTGGCGTGAGAATTACAAACTTTGGATGACCTTTGTAAACGAATATAAAAACCGGGGTGGCCGCGTTACGGCAGGGTCTGATTCGGGCTTCATATTTCAGCTGTACGGCTTTGCCTATGTGCGCGAATTGGAGTTGCTGCGAGAGGCAGGTTTTCACCCATTGGAGGTCATCAGGGCCGCTACCTTGAATGGTGCCGAAGCTTTGGGCATCGATGACAAAATTGGAACGGTCGCCGTCGGCAAATTGGCCGATTTTGTGATCGTCGAAGAAAATCCCCTCAAAAATCTAAAGGTTCTATATGGCACCGGGGCCATCAAATTGACCGAAGACAATAAGGTTGTTCGGGTCGGAGGTGTAAAATACACCATAAAAGACGGCATTATTTACGATGCCAAACGGCTCTTGCAAGACGTAAAGAAAGTAGTAGCGAAGCAGAAACAAACAACAGGTTACAAAATATTGCAACCTGGTATAAAAAATTAA
- a CDS encoding peptidoglycan DD-metalloendopeptidase family protein: MSVEDLFADGFGKNKPVLPLDGAIPFEKYCPIDLSVENKKLENVALSNPEACQRYIDAVLKRNNAQVAYGGYLEKRNLYANSGRFSEGEVRDIHLGVDFWCEAGTKVVVPFGGMVHSFKNNADKGNYGPTIILEHHLPQGVVFYSLYGHLSVESLSGLFKGKPFAKGEVLAYLGTTDINVNYAPHLHFQLILDLQGCQGDYPGVCSAEKIAFYQKNCPDPALFFQL; the protein is encoded by the coding sequence ATGTCTGTTGAAGATTTATTTGCAGATGGTTTTGGTAAAAACAAACCAGTCTTGCCATTGGATGGGGCCATCCCTTTTGAAAAATATTGCCCAATAGATTTATCAGTGGAAAACAAAAAGTTGGAGAATGTGGCCCTTTCCAATCCTGAGGCATGTCAACGGTATATTGATGCTGTTCTGAAAAGAAACAATGCACAGGTGGCCTATGGTGGATATCTTGAAAAAAGGAATCTCTATGCCAATTCTGGAAGATTTTCAGAAGGGGAGGTGCGCGACATACACTTGGGAGTGGATTTTTGGTGCGAGGCGGGTACCAAGGTCGTGGTGCCTTTTGGGGGTATGGTTCACAGTTTTAAAAATAATGCGGACAAGGGCAATTATGGCCCGACCATTATTCTTGAGCACCATTTGCCCCAAGGAGTTGTTTTTTACAGCCTTTATGGACACTTGTCTGTTGAATCGCTGTCTGGGCTTTTTAAGGGAAAACCATTTGCCAAAGGCGAGGTGCTTGCCTATCTCGGCACAACTGATATCAATGTCAACTATGCGCCCCACCTGCATTTTCAATTGATTCTAGACCTTCAGGGGTGCCAAGGTGATTATCCCGGGGTTTGCAGTGCAGAAAAAATCGCATTTTATCAAAAAAACTGTCCCGATCCGGCCCTATTCTTCCAACTATAG
- a CDS encoding metal-dependent hydrolase — protein sequence MKITYLGHACFHIEINGTHLIVDPFINGNELAKNIKINSLKADYILITHGHQDHVLDVEAIANNNPKATLVSNYEIIEWFGQKGLKGHPLNHGGKVSFDFGTVKYVNAIHSSVLPDGSYGGNPGGFVITAGDKCIYIAGDTALTMDMKLIPDMGHRIDLAILPIGDNFTMGYEDAALAADFVKCDKVIGCHYDTFPPIEIDKERAQTYFSSKGKILLLPNIGGTITI from the coding sequence ATGAAAATTACCTATTTAGGCCATGCTTGCTTTCATATTGAAATTAATGGCACCCACCTGATAGTCGACCCCTTTATCAATGGCAACGAATTGGCGAAAAACATAAAAATCAACTCTTTGAAAGCCGATTACATCTTGATTACCCACGGTCACCAAGACCATGTGCTCGATGTAGAGGCCATTGCAAACAACAATCCGAAAGCCACATTGGTCTCAAATTACGAGATCATCGAATGGTTTGGCCAGAAAGGGCTCAAGGGGCATCCGCTTAACCACGGGGGAAAGGTTTCTTTTGATTTCGGAACGGTAAAATACGTAAATGCCATTCACTCTAGTGTGCTTCCCGACGGTTCGTACGGTGGTAACCCAGGCGGATTTGTCATCACCGCCGGCGACAAATGTATCTATATTGCAGGCGATACGGCCCTTACCATGGACATGAAATTGATTCCCGATATGGGCCATCGCATCGATTTGGCCATATTGCCCATTGGCGACAATTTTACCATGGGCTATGAAGACGCTGCACTAGCAGCTGATTTTGTAAAGTGTGACAAGGTCATTGGCTGTCATTACGATACCTTCCCACCCATCGAAATCGACAAAGAACGGGCACAGACCTATTTTTCATCCAAGGGTAAGATATTGCTGCTACCCAATATTGGGGGCACCATAACTATTTAA